In Puntigrus tetrazona isolate hp1 chromosome 7, ASM1883169v1, whole genome shotgun sequence, the following are encoded in one genomic region:
- the ncapg2 gene encoding condensin-2 complex subunit G2: MSKRKQFLESVQHEHVQDFLNFIGLHKDGADPFDLAEVLPELQRSQRQELWERQLKLLRHSLSAHPPERWITGAEEDAGDMEVEISEEQKQTMAVIEGVTIVSTVSVDILQENDNYASLFECAQMLNCIESALPLSHTPLQKAVHWLFECWWRLDLKGKEELGWTAFLVCLENTVTLEKPVSELRRLCTLREVLLSVDFASERGQQVIDPLLQCFFRPSHIKQEEGKRFLAFLFSWNDNFIRMIHETIKNQLQFFPKTLSVHVAEIYFRAWKKASGSLMEEIESTCIQDFMQHALLLHRNSPVHSKVRQILTYFHKQKFREGVDEMLHRLYKPILWKALKATNAEVRANATLLFTEAFPIHDPSMSSEMVDQAVQKQLDLLFALLDDPQPLVRSSAVLGVCSVLARCWEVIPSMVITDLLEKLILQLANDTSSPDVRCSVFMCMSIILDNSLSHPLLEKLLPALKSSLHDSSEKVRVAFVGMLLKIKAVRAAKFWKVCSMEHLLARLEMDSPPISKRIVHLLFNSFFPVNQLETVWCERCVTLIQTNPGAARKFYQHAYLYTAPANIVKLLLVIRKCLNVCIQNAGDDEFASSNKENSTILEDVLSVQDTASMASLLEILVILWKSIQKSLMSNQEAFVYITSKFASVLPQYLKTFQEERCKAPLILLASLLPASSVPALRSKVMSHLRSLKAGTAVTAYSQSVECLCSWGQISHIVELIENWLVEAVPVRAQGDEDTSGKVHFDGLEESKPDLGLDYLDYVLLHPKTRDCLITLPLDQIRTLHGALDKWKSLLFSSLSGAEVSVAVIETALRAFIIHGRLCIHLQHKYPEEREFLRSLEHSVSWVEKAVLPFLANSSSEQQFSLSKKTVDSCFTVCKDVLRVSVGDSDFREHLLQHVASVLQTEKGYMCIPSVLALLTEVAQDCLSHKPEESLEDQLSLTIRILTNIFQKVVEIIAHRLRKDKEEGKKLCCFSEEALYDFLLVTKFTTEKSEFITGVFSSLCAAVIIDISRTLQKISHVEEVLTPETANDLPPLSSTILKVTLRSPAVTRFFLSEISSSIESEAIDNITQWAAVAHILTIIKQSDAFIVELKEIALSVRRQIQNYYNITAENSDKIQSTIYESTVRMLNDILNQCQQPNS, from the exons ATGTCGAAACGAAAACAGTTTCTGGAATCTGTCCAACACGAGCACGTCCAGGACTTTCTGAACTTCATCGGATTACAC AAGGATGGAGCTGATCCGTTTGACCTGGCGGAGGTGTTGCCGGAGCTGCAGAGGAGTCAGAGGCAGGAACTGTGGGAAAGACAGCTGAAGTTGCTGCGGCACAGCCTCAGCGCTCACCCTCCAGAGCGCTGGATCACTGGAGCTGAGGAGGACGCGGGGGACATGGAGGTGGAGATTTCCGAGGAACAG AAACAGACAATGGCCGTAATAGAGGGAGTTACGATTGTTTCTACAGTCTCTGTAGACATTTTACAGGAAAATGACAACTATGCTTCTCTTTTCGAATGTGCCCAGATGCTTAATT GTATAGAGAGTGCTTTgccactctcacacactcctctcCAGAAGGCTGTTCATTGGCTGTTTGAATGCTGGTGGAGACTGGATCTGAAAGGGAAGGAGGAGCTTGGTTGGACTGCTTTCCTTGTCTGTTTGGAGAATACTGTTACACTTGAGAAACCG GTCAGTGAGCTCAGAAGGCTCTGTACCCTGCGAGAGGTGCTTCTCAGTGTGGACTTTGCATCTGAGAGAGGTCAACAGGTCATTGATCCTCTCCTCCAATGTTTCTTCAGACCCTCTCATATTAAGCAAGAAGAG GGGAAGCGGTTCCTTGCCTTCCTTTTTTCTTGGAACGACAACTTCATTCGGATGATTCatgaaactattaaaaatcaGCTGCAGTTTTTCCCAAA AACTCTGTCTGTTCATGTGGCTGAGATTTACTTCAGAGCATGGAAGAAGGCATCAGGCTCTTTAATGGAAGAGATTGAATCCACCTGCATCCAGGACTTTATGCAGCATGCTCTGTTGCTGCACAGAAACTCACCTGTACACAGCAAAGTCAGACAG ATCCTTACTTATTTCCACAAGCAGAAGTTTCGTGAAGGCGTCGATGAGATGCTGCACAGACTCTACAAGCCAATTCTGTGGAAAGCATTAAAG GCCACCAATGCTGAGGTTCGTGCCAATGCCACACTTCTCTTCACTGAGGCTTTTCCTATCCATGACCCTAGCATGAGCAGTGAGATGGTGGACCAGGCTGTCCAGAAGCAACTCGATTTACTGTTT GCTCTCCTTGATGACCCACAGCCCCTTGTGCGTTCTTCTGCAGTGCTGGGTGTATGTTCTGTCCTGGCTCGTTGCTGGGAGGTCATCCCTTCCATGGTCATCACTGACCTGCTAGAGAAGCTCATCCTGCAGCTGGCTAATGACACAAGCTCTCCAGATGTCCGCTGTTCCGTCTTCATG TGCATGTCTATAATTTTGGATAACAGTTTAAGTCATCCGCTCTTGGAAAAACTGCTTCCTGCTCTGAAGAGTAGCCTCCATGATAGCTCTGAAAAGGTGCGTGTTGCCTTTGTGGGCATGCTCCTCAAGATCAAGGCTGTACGGGCAGCCAAG TTTTGGAAAGTTTGTTCCATGGAGCACCTGCTGGCTCGATTGGAAATGGACTCTCCTCCCATTTCCAAGCGAATCGTCCATCTCCTGTTCAACTCATTCTTTCCAGTCAACCAACTGGAGACTGTCTGGTGCGAGCGATGTGTCACCCTGATTCAGACAAACCCTGGGGCGGCTCGAAAGTTTTACCAACACGCTTATCTGTACACAGCTCCTGCTAATATAG TCAAGCTGCTGCTGGTGATCCGAAAGTGCCTCAATGTGTGCATTCAAAATGCAGGAGATGATGAATTTGCATCTAGCAATAAAGAAAACAGCACG ATTTTGGAGGATGTTCTCTCAGTGCAGGACACTGCCTCCATGGCCAGCCTACTGGAGATTCTTGTAATTCTGTGGAAAAGTATTCAGAAATCTCTTATGTCTAACCAAGAGGCCTTTGTGTACATCACATCAAAGTTTGCATCAGTTCTGCCCCAGTATCTTAAAACCTTTCAG GAGGAACGGTGTAAAGCCCCTCTCATTCTTCTAGCCTCTCTACTTCCTGCCTCCTCTGTTCCAGCTCTGAG GAGTAAAGTGATGTCTCACTTGAGGAGTTTGAAAGCAGGCACCGCTGTGACAGCATACAGTCAGTCAGTGGAGTGTCTGTGTAGCTGGGGGCAGATCAGCCATATTGTGGAGCTGATAGAGAACTGGCTTGTGGAGGCTGTACCCGTGAGAGCG CAAGGTGATGAAGATACATCTGGTAAAGTGCATTTTGATGGGCTGGAAGAGTCAAAACCAGATCTTGGCCTAGACTATCTGGACTATGTACTCCTGCACCCTAAAACCCGAGACTGTCTGATCACGCTGCCACTGGATCAGATCAGAACACTCCATGGGGCCCTCGACAAATGGAAG TCGCTGTTGTTTTCCTCTTTGAGTGGAGCAGAGGTCAGTGTGGCAGTCATTGAGACAGCGCTGAGAGCTTTTATAATCCATGGCCGACTCTGTATCCATCTTCAACATAAA TACCCAGAGGAGCGAGAGTTCCTCAGATCCCTGGAGCATTCTGTTTCCTGGGTAGAGAAAGCAGTCCTTCCTTTCCTGGCCAACTCTAGCAGTGAGCAACAATTCTCCTTAAGCAAGAAGACCGTAGAT AGCTGTTTCACAGTGTGCAAGGATGTGCTGAGGGTTTCTGTGGGAGACAGTGATTTCAGAGAGCACTTACTGCAGCATGTAGCCTCTGTTCTGCAGACAG AGAAAGGATACATGTGCATCCCTTCTGTGCTCGCACTGCTTACTGAGGTGGCACAGGACTGCCTTTCCCATAAGCCTGAAGAAAGTCTGGAAGATCAACTATCCCTCACTATCCGCATTTTGACCAACATATTCCAGAAAGTTGTGGAGATCATAGCGCATAGACTGCGTAAAGACAAGGAAGAGGGGAAGAAG ttgTGTTGCTTTTCTGAAGAAGCTCTCTATGACTTCTTGCTGGTGACTAAGTTTACAACCGAGAAGTCAGAGTTCATCACAGGAGTCTTCTCATCCCTCTGCGCAGCAGTTATTATTGATATCAGCCGCACCTTGCAGAAG ATCTCTCATGTGGAAGAGGTGTTGACTCCAGAGACAGCAAATGACCTTCCACCTCTCTCAAGCACCATACTCAAAGTAACGCTCAGATCACCTGCTGTTACCAG ATTTTTTCTATCTGAAATTAGCTCCTCCATAGAGTCAGAGGCCATCGATAATATCACACAGTGGGCTGCAGTTGCACACATTCTGACCATCATCAAACAAT CTGATGCATTTATTGTGGAGTTGAAGGAAATTGCTTTGTCTGTGCGCAGACAAATACAGAACTATTACAACATCACTGCAGAAAACTCTGACAAAATACAGAG CACCATCTATGAATCCACTGTCAGGATGCTGAATGATATCCTAAATCAATGCCAACAACCAAACAGTTAA